From the genome of Pelobates fuscus isolate aPelFus1 chromosome 6, aPelFus1.pri, whole genome shotgun sequence, one region includes:
- the LOC134565711 gene encoding putative tyrosine carboxypeptidase MATCAP2, translating into MKPSNLQKEKDTFFKSNFMYNPKFEYAKSPLPSASAQNSHASNRFLQVAIGIIQNTLQKYKNYEHYEKATGGNLLSTKQIHQQARKYMEAEGCQGEIAVNLTEDVVSQASMGTVKRQPTMTINVSMAREQWLQGTLRHEIGTHYFRTVNNSKQPWNNSNGRIKYRLKPANPTEEGLATIHSLIFHPDPDLCRVALLYYTIYQASLMSFSELFEHLKIFIKDPEARWYYCVRAKRGLTDTSQPGCCTKDQVYLEGVLHILRHRHTIDFKLLMAMGKVSYVDINRLKKIAVIGNPRIPQFLKDRNRYMMRLEKIMQVNKLTDASLRTLVD; encoded by the coding sequence ATGAAGCCTTCAAATTTGCAAAAAGAGaaggatacatttttcaaatcaaACTTTATGTACAACCCTAAGTTTGAATATGCAAAATCTCCTCTGCCATCGGCCTCAGCTCAGAACAGCCATGCTTCTAACAGATTTCTTCAAGTGGCCATTGGtataatacaaaatacactcCAGAAATATAAAAATTACGAACACTATGAAAAAGCTACAGGAGGCAATCTTCTATCAACAAAGCAGATCCATCAGCAAGCACGCAAATACATGGAAGCTGAAGGTTGTCAAGGGGAGATTGCTGTTAATCTCACTGAAGATGTAGTTTCACAAGCCTCTATGGGAACTGTGAAAAGGCAACCAACAATGACAATCAATGTCTCTATGGCTCGAGAACAGTGGCTacaagggacactgagacatgagaTTGGAACTCATTATTTTAGAACGGTCAACAACAGTAAACAGCCATGGAATAACAGCAATGGTAGAATAAAATATAGACTGAAACCAGCAAACCCAACTGAAGAAGGACTGGCAACCATCCACAGCCTTATATTTCATCCTGATCCCGATTTGTGCAGAGTTGCCCTCCTGTACTATACCATCTACCAAGCAAGCTTAATGTCCTTCAGTGAACTATTTGAGCATTTGAAAATATTTATCAAAGACCCAGAAGCCAGGTGGTATTATTGTGTCCGAGCAAAGAGGGGCCTGACAGACACATCACAGCCAGGATGTTGTACCAAGGATCAGGTATACCTTGAAGGTGTTCTACACATCCTAAGGCACAGGCATACCATAGATTTCAAGCTTTTAATGGCAATGGGAAAGGTTTCCTATGTGGATATAAACCGTCTAAAAAAGATTGCAGTGATCGGTAATCCAAGGATCCCTCAGTTTCTCAAGGACAGGAACCGGTACATGATGCGTCTGGAGAAGATAATGCAAGTCAACAAACTAACCGATGCTTCGCTAAGAACGCTTGTCGACTGA